From the genome of Rhizobium oryzihabitans:
TCTTTTCCAGCGCCGTACCGGCAGCGATCTGCCTGTTGAAGAACGAGCAGCGCAAGCGCATCGTCGTCACCCAGCAGGCTCGCCCCGAAGACAAGGACAGCGTGATCGCCTCCTATCAGAAGCTTGGCGTGAAAGCGGATGTTTCGCCCTTCTTCGGCGACATGGCCTCACGTATTGGCGAGGCCGATCTGGTCATCAGCCGTTCCGGCGCTTCGACGGTGTCGGAACTGTCGGTGATCGGCCGTCCGTCGATCCTCGTGCCCTATCCGCATGCGCTGGATCACGATCAGGCCGCCAATGCGGCAGCGCTTTCGGCAGCGGGCGGCGCAAGCGTCATCAAGCAGGCCGAACTATCGCCGCAGAAGCTTTCCAGCCTTCTGTCCTCGGCGCTTTCCGAGCCTGACCGTTTGAGCGCGACGGCGGCAGCGGCGAAGGCCACCGGCAAACCGCATGCGGCTGATGTGCTGGCAGATCTGGTTGAGGCGATTGCTTCCGGCCAGTCCGTACAGGAATTCAAGAAGAATGAAGGAGTTGGGGCATGAAGATGCCGAAAGCCATAGGCCTTGTCCATTTCATCGGCATAGGCGGGATCGGCATGAGCGGCATTGCCGAAGTGCTTCACAATCTCGGCCATCGCGTTCAGGGGTCGGATCAGGCCGATAGCGCCAATGTGCAGCGCCTGCGCGACAAGGGTATCGAGGTTTTTGTCGGCCATACGGCGGATAATATCGGTGATGCCGAGGTCGTGGTGGTTTCCACCGCCATCAAGAAAAGCAATCCGGAACTCATCGCCGCGCGGGAAAAACACCTGCCGATCGTTCGCCGTGCCGAAATGCTGGCCGAGCTGATGCGTTTCCGCAATGCCATCGCCATCGGCGGCACCCACGGCAAGACCACGACCACCTCCATGGTCGCGACGCTGCTCGAAGCCGGCAATCTTGACCCGACCGTCATCAATGGCGGCATCATCAATGCTTACGGCACCAACGCCCGCATGGGCGAGGGCGAGTGGATGGTGGTGGAGGCCGATGAATCCGACGGCACCTTCCTGAAGCTGCCGGCCGATGTGGCCGTCATCACCAATATCGATCCCGAGCATCTGGATCACTACGGCAATTTCGATGCCGTGCGCGCCGCTTTCCGCCAGTTTGTCGAGAATGTGCCGTTCTACGGTTTTGGCGTCATGTGCCTCGACCATCCGGAAGTGCAGGCGCTGGTCGGCCGGATCGAGGACCGCAAGGTCATCACCTATGGCGAGAACCCGCAGGCCGACGTGCGTTTTTCGAATGTGCGCATTGACGGCACGCGGTCGATCTTCGACGTGGAAATCCGTCGCCGCCGCACCGGCAAGATATTCTCCTTCAAGGACCTCGTCCTGCCGATGCCCGGCCGCCACAATGTGTCGAATGCGACGGCCGCGATTGCGGTCGCCAATCGTCTCGGCATTTCGGAAGCCGACATCAAGAAGGGGCTTGCCTCCTTTGCCGGCGTCAAGCGCCGCTTCACGCTGACGGGCGAAGCCAACGGCGTACAGGTCTTCGATGACTACGGCCACCACCCGGTCGAGATCAAGGCCGTGCTGGCGGCGGCGCGCGAAGCCTGCAAGGGCCGCATCATCGCCGTGCACCAGCCGCACCGCTACAGCCGGCTTTCCAGCCTGTTTGACGATTTCGCGCATTGTTTTAACGATGCGGACACGATTATTCTTGCTCCGGTCTATGCCGCGGGCGAAGATCCGATTGAAGGCGCAAGCTCGGAAGCGCTGGTTTCGGCCATCAAGGCCGCCGGCCATCGCGACGCCCGTTTTCTCGAAAAACGGGAAGATCTCGCCTCAGTGGTTGCAGGCATTGCGAATCCGGGTGATTTCGTGGTTCTCTTGGGGGCTGGGAATATCACGCAATGGGCAGCAGCGCTGCCTTCGGAATTGAAGAGCATATCAGGAAAGTCTGAATGAGACAGGTCGATGGGGTTAAATTGCTGGGGAGGCTCGGCGACGGGGTAAATGAATTGCGGGGACGTCTGACACCGGATGCGCCCATGGACCGCGTGACGTGGTTCAGAGCCGGCGGTCTTGCGGAGGTGATGTTCCAGCCGCACGATGCCGACGATCTGATTACCTTCCTGAAAATTCTGCCGGAAGACGTGCCGTTGACCGTGGTCGGCGTCGGCTCGAACCTTCTGGTGCGCGATGGCGGCATTCCCGGCGTCGTCGTTCGCCTCTCCGCCAAGGGTTTTGGCCAGGTGGAGCTTGCCGGTGAAAACCGCATCAAGGCCGGCGCGATCTGCCCGGACAAGCATATTGCGGCCATGGCCATGGATAATGGCATCGGCGGCTTCCATTTCTATTACGGCATTCCCGGCTCCATCGGCGGTGCGCTGCGCATGAATGCGGGCGCCAATGGTGGCGAGACGCGCGAGCGTGTCGTGGAGGTCTATGCGGTCGACCGTCAGGGCAATCAGCATGTGCTTTCCAATGCCGACATGGGTTACAGCTATCGCCATTCCGGCGCGGATGCGGGCCTGATTTTCACCGGCGCGCTGTTTGAGGGTTATCCCGAAGACCGTGCGAAGATCCGCGCGGATATGGACGCCGTACGCCATCACCGCGAAACCGTTCAGCCGATCCGTGAACAGACCGGCGGATCGACCTTCAAGAACCCCGAAGGTCATTCCGCCTGGGAACTGATCGACGAGGCCGGTGGCCGTGGTCTGGTCATTGGCGGCGCGCAGATGTCGTCGCTGCACTGCAATTTCATGATCAATACTGGCCATGCGACCGGTTATGATCTGGAATATCTTGGTGAGACCATCCGCAAGCGGGTGTTCGAGAAGTCGGGCATCCGGCTGGAATGGGAAATCAAGCGGCTGGGGCTTTTCATGCCGGGCCGTGAGGTGGAGCCGTTTCTAGGGAGCTGATGTTTGCTTTTCCGGCCGGGTGTTTATCGTAACGCCCGGTCAACACTTATGTTTTATTGTCAGGCGACAAGAATAGCTGGGTTCATTCTCCAGATTTTTTGGTATTTTAGGCGATTTTAACTCACGCGACATCCAAACCCGTTGGGGGTTAAGTTGGGTCTCTGGCATAAACTGATCCAAAGCATAAGTTTTTCGGTTGCGACGCCTGAAGGCCGCCAGCGGCTGGAACCGCTCGACTTTGCGCTGCGTGTCGCCGTTCTGGTTACCGCTATTGCTGTCATCATCGATATGGCGGGGCTGTTCATTCTGTCGAAGTTCGGGCTGGTGACCGATCTTGTGAACGGGCTGATGCTCGGCGTGACCCTGACGGTGACGACCGCATTTTCGATAACCTTGCTGGTCTGCTGGCTCAATGCCCGTGAGGTGAAGCTCCTTGCCCAGTCGCATGAGCGGTTTCTGCATCTCAGCCACACCGACGCCCTGACCGGTCTCAACAACAGGCTGGGACTTTACGCCAATTGCGTCAATCTCGATACGCAATACTGCGTCGCGTTCTTCGATATCGACCATTTCAAGTCGGTGAATGACAGGTACGGTCATCTGGCCGGCGACATGGTTATTTCCAGTGTCGCCACCATCATACGCGATAGCTTCGACGAAACCGCGCATGTCGCGCGGTTGGGTGGTGAAGAATTTGTCGTGGTGCAGGCGCTTGCTCCGCAGTACTTTCTGGAAGAGTGCGAAAGGGTACGTGCAAGGATTGCTGCCTCGGCTGTGGATTTCCAGGGCATGCGGATCAATACCACGGTCTCGATTGGAGTGGCTTTCCGGGAAAACTGGGAGATTTTCGAGAGGGTATTGCACAATGCCGATACGGCGCTTTACGAAGCGAAACGAACAGGGCGCAATCGCGTCTGTCTTGCGGGCCATAAAGTCAGCCGCCAGACCGTTGCCTAGGTTTTGATATCGAAATGCAAAAGGCCCGCGAAACAGGTGTTTCGCGGGCCTTTTGCTGTCGAGATTTTATGTGGTTCAGACTTCGTCCTTGCGGGAAAGCAGGATGCACGCCAGCGTGATGATGGCGGAGACGCAGAGGTAATAACCAACATATCCCATGCCGTAATTCACCTGCAGCCACGTGGCGATGTAAGGCGCCAGCGATGCGCCGAAGATGCCGGCCATGTTGAAGGTGATGGACGAGCCGGTGTAGCGCACGCGGGTCGGGAAGGGAGCGGCGAGCGCCGTTCCGATCAGACCGTAGGTCATGCCCATCAGCGTCATGGCAAGGGCCGCGAAGATGAAGATCGAGCCCTCGCCGCCAGTCATCAGGCTGGGCAGCAGGAAGGAGAACAGGCCGATCAGCACCGTCGTCAGGATCAGGATCTCACGACGGCCGAATTTCTCGGCGAGCTTGCCGGCGATCGGGATGAAGATACCGAAGACGATGGAGCCAACGATCTGCACTTCCAGTGCGTCGAGGAACGGAATTTTCAGAACCTTGACGTTGTAGGAAAGCAGATAGGCAGTGCCGATATAGAACAGAACGAAGGTGGCCAGCGCCACGAAGGTGCCGAGCACGAGGCTGCGCTTGTGGTTGCGGAACAGTTCCGCGACCGGCACGGCCACACGCTCTTCCTTTTCGATAGCCTTCTGGAAGTCGGGCGTTTCGGTGATCGACAGGCGAACCCACATACCGACTGCGATCAGGATGATCGAGGCGACGAAGGGAATGCGCCAGCCCCAGCTCAAAAGGGCCTCCTGCGACATGAAGTGCAGGAGGATCCAGAAGACGCCCGAGGAGAGGAACAGGCCGACAGGTGCGCCGAGCTGCGGGAACATGCCGTACCAGCTGCGTTTGCCGGGAGGAGCGTTTTCCGTAGCGAGAAGAACTGCACCGCCCCATTCGCCGCCAAGGCCGAAGCCCTGACCGAAGCGGCAAAGCGCCAGGAACAGCGGCGCCAGAACGCCTGCCGTCTCATAGGTCGGCAGAAGGCCGATCACGACCGTCGACACGCCCATCGTCAGAAGGGCTGCGACAAGCGTGGTCTTGCGGCCGACACGGTCGCCATAATGGCCAAAGACGACCGCGCCGAGCGGACGGGCAAAAAAGGCGATGGAGAAGGTGGCGAAGGATGCCAGAAGCGCCGTCATCGGATCGTTGTTCGGGAAGAACAATGCCGGGAACACGAGCACTGCGGCCGTGGCATAAACGTAGAAATCGAAAAACTCGATGGTCGTGCCGACCAGGCTGGCAGTGAGAACTCGTGCAGGCGAATTTGTCTTTACAGCGTTCGAATTGCCAGCTGTCGACGATACCGAAGATATCGCGTCAGTCATGGTTTGGTTCCATTTCAGAGGAGTGGAATGTAGTGCCTTGGGAGGCGATGACTGCGTTAACGCAATTTTTGTTCCTATGGAATGCTAAAAAAGAAATATTGCAAATAATGTGATCTATGAATGCGACAGTTGCTGTTGTGCCTTCCTGAAGCGCGATCCGGCGATTGAGAGACTGATTCAGGCCATCGTTTTAAAACGCTGAAACGGCAGATTATTTTCGCTGGGGAAAGCGCCTCCCGTTAACGTTTCGGTCTTGCCTTCATCGGGTAAAAGCGGGCGCAGCGCTGCCATTTTATTTCCGATCATTGAAAAGCTGCATGTTGCAATCCGTGCAACTCTCTGATTCCAAGGAGGGAATCCGGATCGATGCTGATTCTTTAACGGAACTCGGCATGTTGGGCGCGGCGGTTAACGAAAGTAAACGATTCATTAACCTTAATGGCGTTTAACTGATCTCAAGGATCATGTGCCAGAATCACCGTTCGTAAATTCGGTCGGTCTGGGCGTGGTTTGTAACGGAGAGTTGGTGTCAGAGGTATCGATGAGCGGCAAGCACGTAGCTGTTCTTATGGGTGGGTTTTCTTCGGAGCGGCCGGTTAGCCTGTCGTCGGGGAACGCTTGCGCGCTCGCCCTTGAGGGTGAGGGGTACAAGGTTACCCGTGTCGACGTGGGCCGCGATGTCGCCGCCGTGCTCGATGAATTGCGTCCCGACGTCGCCTTCAATGCCCTGCACGGGCCTTTCGGTGAAGATGGCACCATTCAGGGCATTCTCGAATATCTTGTCATTCCCTATACCCATTCCGGCGTGCTTGCTTCGGCGCTCGCCATGGACAAGGCGCAGGCTAAGAAAGTGGCCGCGGCTGCCGGTGTTCCGGTTGCAGTCGAGCGCGTCATGAACCGCTTCGATTTCACCAGCGAGCATCCGCTTTCGCCTCCCTATGTGGTGAAGCCGGTGCGCGAAGGTTCGAGCTTCGGTGTTGTCATCGTCAAGGAAGACCAGTCGCATCCGCCGCAGATTCTTACCTCGTCGGAATGGCGTTACGGCGATCAGGTGATGGTCGAGCGCTATATTCATGGCCGCGAACTGACCTGCGGTGTGCTTGACGGCGAGGCGCTTGGCGTCACGGAAGTGGTGCCGCTCGGTCACAATTTCTATGATTATGACGCTAAATACGCTGCCGGTGGCTCAAAGCATGTCATTCCGGCAGAAATTTCACCGAAAATTTACCAAAAAATTCAAACACTGGCGGTTATGGCACATCAGGCGATCGGGTGCCGTGGCGTAAGCCGTTCAGACTTTCGTTACGACGACCGCTTCTCAGAAGATGGCGAAGTTATCTGGCTTGAAGTGAATACGCAGCCGGGCATGACGCCGACCTCCCTGGTGCCGGAAATGGCGGCTCATGCTGGCCGCTCCTTTGGTAACCTTGTCAGCTGGATGGTGGAGGACGCTTCGTGTTTGCGGTGATCGGCAAAAAGTCGACGGCAAAAAAGCGCGAGCAATATGCGGCGGCGGCCAATGCCGACGATCGCAGGGTGCTGCCGCGTCCGATGCGTCGCGTCGTGCGCTTCTGCGTCAGCCTCGCGACCGGGCGCATTCACATTCCGGCCCATACCGGCACCATTTCTGCCGTCGCCTTCTACGCGGTGACCGGGCTTTACGGTATGTCGCTCGGTGGACACACCAATATCGTTACCCAGACCACAACATCGGCCGCTGGTTTTGCCGTTGAAGACGTCAAGGTTTCCGGCAATTTGCAGACTTCCGAAATCGAAGTCTTCCAGCTTCTCGGCCTCGACGGCAGCACCTCGCTGATTGCGCTCGACATCGATGCCGCGCGTCGCAAGCTCGTCCAGCTTCCCTGGGTGGAAGATGTCGATATCCGCAAGGTGTACCCCAAGACCGTGGAAGTCCGGCTGAAGGAGCGTGAGGCCTTCGGTATCTGGCAGCATGGCTCGGAACTGTCGCTGATTGAAAAAAGCGGCAGCGTGATTGCGCCGCTGCGCGACAATAAATTCGCCGCCCTGCCGCTTTTCGTCGGACGTGATGCGGAAACGGGCGCTGCCGGCTTTGTCCAGCAGCTGGCCGACTGGCCGGAAATCCGCACCCGTGTCCGCGCCTATGTGCGCATTGCCGGGCGCCGCTGGGATCTGCATCTCGATAACGGCATCGTCGTCAAGCTGCCGGAAGAAAACCTGCCGCAGGCGCTGCAATTGCTGGCGCGGCTCGATCTCGAGGAAAAAGTCCTGTCCCGTGATGTCGCCGCCGTCGATCTGCGGCTGGCGGATCGCACGACGATCCAGTTGACCGAAGGCGCGACAGCCCGTCGCCAGACCGCGGTGGATGCACGCACGAAGGCACTCAAGAAAGCGGAGAAGAACACATGAGCTTTTTTGGTTCTTCCCATTTCGGCCTGCCTCGTCTGAAGCCGCTTTCCTCCAAGCGCAGCCATATCGTCTCGGTGCTCGACATCGGCTCGACCAAGGTCGTGTGCATGATCGGACGGCTGACGCCGCGCCAAGAAAGCGAAATCCTGCCCGGCCGCACCCACAAGGTCGAAATCATCGGTATTGGCCACCAGCGTTCACGCGGCGTGAAATCCGGTGTGATCGCCGATCTGGACGCGCTGGAAGGCGTTATCCGTCTTTCGGTCGATGCGGCCGAGCGCATGGCGGGGCTTACCGTCGACAGCCTGATTGTCAATGTTTCGGCAGGAAGACTGGCGAGCGATATCTATACCGCGAGCATCGATCTCGGCGGCCAGGAAGTGGAAGCAAGCGATCTGCGCAAGGTTCTGGTGGCGGCAAGCCAGCAGTCCATGCGTCAGGATCGGGCGATCCTGCATTCGCTGCCGACAGGCTATTCGCTGGATGGCGAACGCGGTATCCGCGATCCGCTGTCGATGTATGGCGACCTTCTCGGCGTCGACATGCATGTCGTGACGGTCGAGCGCACGGCGCTGAAGAACCTCGAACTTTGCGTCAACCGCGCGCATCTTTCGGTCGAAGGCATGGTGGCGACGCCCTATGCCAGCGGCCTTGCGGCGCTGGTGGATGACGAGGTCGAACTTGGCTGTGCGGCCATCGACATGGGCGGCGGCACCACGACGATTTCGGTTTTCGCCGAAGGCCGTCTCATTCACACCGACGCGATCGGCCTTGGCGGCCATCACGTTACGACAGATCTTGCACGTGGCCTCTCGACACGAATCGAAGATGCGGAGAGACTGAAGGTGGTGCATGGTTCGGCTTTGCTGAATGGCGCGGATGAGCGCGACATGATTTCGATCCCGCCGATTGGCGAAGATGATCGCGATCAACCATCGCAAGTTTCAAGAGCACTTGTAACCCGCATCGTGCGGGCGCGTATCGAAGAGACGCTGGAATTGATCCGTGATCGTATCCAGAAGTCCGGCTTCAGCCCCATCGTCGGCAAGCGTGTTGTCCTGACCGGCGGCGCAAGCCAGCTGACGGGTCTGCCGGAAACGGCACGGCGCATTCTTGCCCGCAACGTTCGTATCGGCCGCCCCATGGGGGTTGCGGGTCTTCCGGTTGCGGCGAAGGGACCGGCATTTTCAACCGCCTGCGGACTGATGATCTATCCGCAGGTGGCGGATATCGAAATTCATGCGGCGCAAGGCGGAATGTTCTCGCCGTTTGGTACGGGTAGCGGCCGGATAGCCCGGGTAGGGCAATGGCTGAAAGAGAGTTTTTGAGTGGCCTTGTGGCGTAAGCCGGAGGTTTCAGAGTTGAGTTTTCAAGAATCGGCCAGCGGGGCGATGCGGCCAGAGAAAGAAGGAATGGTAAAATGACGATACAGCTGCAAAAGCCTGATATCACCGAGTTGAAGCCACGCATCACCGTTTTCGGTGTCGGCGGTGGTGGTGGTAACGCTGTCAACAACATGATCACGGCCGGCCTCCAGGGCGTCGACTTCGTCGTCGCCAACACGGATGCGCAGGCACTGACCATGACGAAGGCAGACCGGGTCATCCAGCTCGGCGTCAACGTCACCGAGGGTCTCGGTGCCGGTTCCCAGCCGGAAGTCGGACGCGCCGCCGCTGAAGAATGCATCGATGAGATCATCGATCACCTGAACGGCACCCACATGTGCTTCGTCACCGCCGGCATGGGCGGCGGCACCGGCACGGGTGCAGCACCCGTTGTCGCACAGGCGGCCCGCAACAAGGGCATCCTGACGGTCGGCGTCGTCACCAAGCCTTTCCACTTCGAAGGCGGCCGCCGCATGCGTCTTGCCGAACAGGGCATCGAGGAACTGCAGAAATCCGTCGATACGCTGATCGTCATTCCGAACCAGAACCTCTTCCGCATTGCCAATGACAAGACGACCTTTGCCGACGCCTTCGCCATGGCTGACCAGGTTCTCTATTCCGGCGTTGCCTGCATTACCGATCTGATGGTGAAGGAAGGTCTCATCAACCTCGACTTCGCCGACGTTCGCTCGGTCATGCGTGAAATGGGCCGTGCAATGATGGGTACCGGCGAAGCTTCCGGTCCGGGCCGTGCGATGCAGGCTGCGGAAGCGGCCATCGCCAACCCGCTGCTCGACGAAACCTCGATGAAGGGCGCACAGGGCCTGCTGATCTCCATCACCGGTGGTCGCGACCTTACCCTGTTCGAAGTCGACGAGGCTGCAACCCGTATCCGCGAAGAAGTCGATCCGGATGCGAACATCATCCTCGGCGCAACCTTCGACGAGGCTCTGGAAGGTCTCATCCGCGTCTCCGTCGTTGCCACCGGCATCGACCGCGTTGCGGGTATCGGCGAACAGAACGTTGCCGAAATGCGCGCTGCTGCCGCCAAGCCGCTTATCCGTCCTTCCGCGGCCGTTGCTTCGGCTCCGGCCGCAGTTCAGCCTGCCCAGACAGCATCGCAGGCACCCAAGACCGTAGACCAGATCGCCCAGACCATCCGTTCGGCGGAAGCCGAAATGGAACGTGAACTCGGTTTCGCGGCACACCAGCAGCCGGCTCAGGATTTCCGTCCGCAGAGCAAGCTGTTCGCATCGTCCCCGGCTGAAGCACCGGTTCTCCGTCCGGCCCAGCCGGTTCAGCAGGCCGCTCCGGCTCCGGTTGCCCAGGCACCGGTCTACCATGCCCCGGAACAGGTTGCCGCTCCGGCTCCGCGCCTGCAACAGCCGCAGGCTCCTGTCTACCAGGAACCCGCCCCGGTTGCCCGCCAGCCCGAGCCGGTGCGCATGCCGAAGGTCGAAGACTTCCCACCGGTCGTCAAGGCCGAGCTGGACCACCGCACCCACGCCGCTCCTGCCGCCCAGGAAGAGCGTGGCCCGATGGGTCTTCTGAAGCGCATCACCAACTCGCTTGGCCGCCGCGAAGAGGAAGAAGTTCCCTCCGACATGATGGATGCGCCGAGCATGGCACCGCAGCAGCGCCGCGCCCCGCTTTCGCCGGAAGCCAGCCTCTACGCACCGCGTCGTGGCCAGCTTGACGATCACGGTCGCGCGACGCCTTCTTCGGCCAGCCACCACGACGACGACCAGCTGGAAATCCCGGCCTTCCTGCGCCGCCAGTCCAACTGAGAGCGATTCCATACGCCTCTTGAAACGCCCGGATCACACGATCCGGGCGTTTTGTTTATTTTGCGTTATTAACAGTAAATTAATTCACGTTTTCAATGATTTACGCGTGTAACAATCCGAAACGAACAGTGATTTGTCGTGGCACGTACATGTGCGTATGTATGAGGCTGGGTAGAGGAAAACATTGACTTTGCCGGTCCTTAAAAACCGGCTTGAAAAACTTGAACGGCGCTTCATGAAGCGGCGCGGTTTGCAAAACAAGGCACATACGCATGACTATCGGACTGCTCGGATTTCAAACGACTATCGCAAATGCTGTTCAGCTCAAGGGCATTGGCGTGCATTCCGGCAATCCGGTTTCGATGACGTTCCAGCCTGCAGAAGCCGGAACGGGCATCGTGTTCCATCGCCTTCACGAGAATGGCAGTGTAACCGAGTTGAAGGCGGTGTCTGCCAATGTCGGCAATACCGACCTGTGCACCGTGCTCGGCCGTTCGCTATCCCAGTCAGTGGCAACGATCGAGCACGTCATGGCCGCCATCTACGCCATGGGCCTCGATAACCTCGTCGTTGAAGTTGACGGTCCGGAAGCGCCGATCATGGATGGCAGCTCCGCACCTTTCATCGAGGCGATCGAATCGGCCGGCATCAAGAATCTCGGTGCAAAGCGCCGCTATATTCGCGTCATCAAGCCGGTCCGCATTGATTCGGGTGCATCCTGGGCAGAGTTCCGTCCCTATGACGGCACGCGGTTCGAAGTCGATATCGATTTCGACACGCCGCTGATCGGCAAGCAGTCCTGGAAGGGCGACCTGACGGCGGATACGTTCAAGAACGAGCTTTCGCGCGCCCGTACCTTCGGTTTCATGCGTGACGTGGAACGCCTGTGGGCCGCCGGTTATGCACTCGGCTCCTCGCTTGAAAATTCGGTTGTCATCTCCGACGACAACAGCGTCATCAACATGGAAGGCCTGCGTTACGCCAAGGATGAATTCGTCCGCCACAAGACGCTGGACGCCGTGGGCGACCTGGCGCTTGCCGGCGCACAGTTCATCGGCTCCTACCGCTCCTATCGCGGCGGCCACAAGGTCAATGCGAACGCGCTGAAGGCTCTCCTGAGCGACCGCACGGCCTATGAGATCGTCGAGGCTCCTGCCGCCCGCAATCAGGTACGTGCCCGCGAATTCGTTCCGGTCAACATGCCGGAATTCGCCCCCTGGTCGGCTTGAGTTTGTTTGCAGGCTATTGATTGACAGGAAAAGCCGCTCCGCTTCGGGGCGGCTTTTTCGTAATGCGGGCGAGATGTTTCCTAATATCGCCTGATATTCATGCGATTGCGCGGGCGGATGCCATAAAAATGCGTTAATGCGTCATCATTGCGTTGCCCTGCGGATGCTTTTATGGCTAGAAACGCCAGTGCAAAGCCGATGCTTATGTATTTGCGCGGGAAGTGGGAACTGTCGAATGAAGCATGTAGGGTCTGGTGCAATGAAGGGTACGATGCGGAGGATCGCCGTTTCGTTGATGTTGGTCGGTGCGAGTGTCGCCGTCACGGCCTGCCAGTCCGATCCGGATATCGACATTACCAAGCTCGGCGTTGAGACCGATCCGCCTGACGTTCTGTACAAGCAGGGGCTTGCCAACATGAACGCCGGCAACATGACCGAAGCCTCACGCAAGTTCGAGGCGATCGACAAGCAATATCCCTTTACCGAATGGGGCCAGAAGGCTCTGGTGATGCAGACCTTCATCGCCACGCGCACCAACAAGAACGACGTGGCCATCGCATCGGGCAGCCGCTTCCTGCGCCAATATCCGCGCTCCAAGGATGCTGCCTACGTTCAGTACATGATCGGTCTTGCCTATTCGAAGCAGATTTCCGACGTAACGCAGGACCAGCGCGCCGCGCAGCGTACGGTCGAGGCGATGAACAAGGTGGTCAACGACTATCCCGATTCGGAATATGTCGCCGACGCGCAGGCCAAGATCCGTTTCGCGCGCGACCAGCTCGCCGGCCGCGAAATGCAGGTCGGTCGTTATTATCTTGAGCGCAAGGAATATCTCGCCGCCGTCTCGCGTTTCCGCATCGTCGTCGAGCAGTACCAGAACACCAACCAGATCGAAGAAGCGCTGGCGCGTCTGACGGAAGCCTATTACGCAATGGGTCTTTCCGACGAGGCGCAGACTGCTGCCGCCGTTCTCGGTAACAACTATCCCGACAGCCAATGGTATGCGGATTCCTACAAGCTGCTG
Proteins encoded in this window:
- a CDS encoding outer membrane protein assembly factor BamD translates to MKHVGSGAMKGTMRRIAVSLMLVGASVAVTACQSDPDIDITKLGVETDPPDVLYKQGLANMNAGNMTEASRKFEAIDKQYPFTEWGQKALVMQTFIATRTNKNDVAIASGSRFLRQYPRSKDAAYVQYMIGLAYSKQISDVTQDQRAAQRTVEAMNKVVNDYPDSEYVADAQAKIRFARDQLAGREMQVGRYYLERKEYLAAVSRFRIVVEQYQNTNQIEEALARLTEAYYAMGLSDEAQTAAAVLGNNYPDSQWYADSYKLLKGGGLEPRENKGSWISRAGKKLIGA
- the ftsZ gene encoding cell division protein FtsZ, with translation MTIQLQKPDITELKPRITVFGVGGGGGNAVNNMITAGLQGVDFVVANTDAQALTMTKADRVIQLGVNVTEGLGAGSQPEVGRAAAEECIDEIIDHLNGTHMCFVTAGMGGGTGTGAAPVVAQAARNKGILTVGVVTKPFHFEGGRRMRLAEQGIEELQKSVDTLIVIPNQNLFRIANDKTTFADAFAMADQVLYSGVACITDLMVKEGLINLDFADVRSVMREMGRAMMGTGEASGPGRAMQAAEAAIANPLLDETSMKGAQGLLISITGGRDLTLFEVDEAATRIREEVDPDANIILGATFDEALEGLIRVSVVATGIDRVAGIGEQNVAEMRAAAAKPLIRPSAAVASAPAAVQPAQTASQAPKTVDQIAQTIRSAEAEMERELGFAAHQQPAQDFRPQSKLFASSPAEAPVLRPAQPVQQAAPAPVAQAPVYHAPEQVAAPAPRLQQPQAPVYQEPAPVARQPEPVRMPKVEDFPPVVKAELDHRTHAAPAAQEERGPMGLLKRITNSLGRREEEEVPSDMMDAPSMAPQQRRAPLSPEASLYAPRRGQLDDHGRATPSSASHHDDDQLEIPAFLRRQSN
- the lpxC gene encoding UDP-3-O-acyl-N-acetylglucosamine deacetylase, which gives rise to MTIGLLGFQTTIANAVQLKGIGVHSGNPVSMTFQPAEAGTGIVFHRLHENGSVTELKAVSANVGNTDLCTVLGRSLSQSVATIEHVMAAIYAMGLDNLVVEVDGPEAPIMDGSSAPFIEAIESAGIKNLGAKRRYIRVIKPVRIDSGASWAEFRPYDGTRFEVDIDFDTPLIGKQSWKGDLTADTFKNELSRARTFGFMRDVERLWAAGYALGSSLENSVVISDDNSVINMEGLRYAKDEFVRHKTLDAVGDLALAGAQFIGSYRSYRGGHKVNANALKALLSDRTAYEIVEAPAARNQVRAREFVPVNMPEFAPWSA